In the Blautia coccoides genome, ACGTTCTGACTCTTGTACGGCTTTTGTCTTTGATTCTTTTTCCGTATCCAGTGAAGAGGGTTGTTCCTCTCTGCCGCAAGAAATCAGTCCCACTCCCAAAATCGCATATAATATAATAACTCTTAAACTTAACTTCTTCTTACTCATGGATTATACTGTCCTCTGATGGTTGTACCCACACCGCCCATGGGATCATAGTGAATATAGAAAGTATCCTTCATATTGGCATATCCCATATATCCTAATTTCTTTGCTTTCGTTGGGGATGAAAAAGACCAACTGCCTGTTGCTACACCATATATACTGCCGTTATCAACATTGATCGCTACGGATTTATTCGTAGAATGGTATGTGGTAGTAACATATGCTGCCTGTTCCAGATCACTTTTCTTCCCTGGCGCTGTCCTTTTATCAACAGCATTCGTTGTAAATGCAAAATATTCTTTGCCTGCATATACGGGGATGGAACATGTAAATATCGTTGAAAATAATAACCCGATTGCTATGATTTTTTTTGCGCGATTCTTCATAATGTCTATCTCCTTTCGTAGACGATAATCAATGAATCTATTCTCTAAAATATTATATGCTGTACATTGGAATCCCCTCTTTCCTGGATATATTAAAATCTGTATTACGTATAATTATGTATTAACAATACCTTATTATCAGCAAATTGTCAACATCAATATTATGTATTCAAATTACATTTATGAACTTTGTATATTCATCTCAAATATATCTATTGACATTTTGTACAATATATCTTATCCTGATATAGAAAGGAGAATAACATGATATCACTTTTTGAAAAAGAAGAAGCTGTTATGTATACTATCTGGAATATAGGACACCCATGTGTAATTTCTGACATATTAAAAACCAATCCGGAATTGAACAGAAACACGGTTGTAAAGGTTTTAAAAACTCTTACTTCAAAGGGTTACATTAAGGTAGATTCTATTATTAAAACAGCAACAAGAACAGGGCGTGGATATATCCCCATAATCCAACAGGAAGATTATGAAGAACAAAAACAATTAATGAGTATGATTGTTGAAAGTTCCACCCCCCAAGACGGGATTTTACAATACTGTTCTACACTGGCTAATGGCAAACATTTAGACGCTGCGTTTATAGACGAGATGGAAAGACTATTTGATAATCTTAAATCAAAGGAGAGTTAAAATATGGAATTATCGTTACCTGCGTTAATAACGTGTTCTATATCCATGTCCATTCTCAGTATCATTATTTATATTGCATTAAGATGGAACTATCTCTACCAAAAAGCGGGTATTCTAAGTGTGTATATATTGATGATTTTAACCATTTTGAGAGGATGCTTTCCGCTGGATATATATAAACCCGGACTGACTAAGACATATGGATCATTAGTAATAATACCTACAATACAGAAAATAATTACCACCCGGATTGCTTATGAGAACCATCGTTTTTTTTCAGTCTTGGATTTAATGATAATTGTGTGGATTGTTGTAGGGACATTTTTATTTATCAAAAAATCGGTTGGATATTATCGCTTGAGCAAAAAAATATCTCAAATGCCCAGATCATCATCACAAAATATAAACCAGGTATATCAAAAAGCATTTCAAAAAATTTTCAAACGTAAAAATTATCATTTTGAAGTTATTGAAATGAAAGAAATATCTACCCCTGCAACTTTCGGCCTCTTCCATCCGGTAATATTACTGCCCCGCATTGAGTTTACTGAGACGGAGCTTTACTGTGTTTTACTGCACGAATTAATACATATTAAACATCGGGACTGGGTGATAAAAGTTATCATGGATTTTATTTCCTGTATTCACTGGTGGAATATATTTGTTTCAATTCTATTACCGTCTCTGCTGCAACAAATTCAGGAATTATATGTAGATCATTCAATGGAAACTTTAGTTCCTGCACAAAATAGATTTGACTATGCCAGCAGTATATTGAAAACGTTAAAATATACCCAAAAAAGTCAAAAAAAGATGACAGCGCAAACTTCTTATTATGCCTTATGTAATTTGTCTAATAAAAAAAATCTTCAGCAAAGATTTAATTATATAAAAAAATGGAAACATAGAAAAAAGTCAAATATATTTATTGCATTAGCTTCAATCTACTACAATATGTTTATGGTTAATATCCCTTACAGCCAGTAAGGAATTATCCATCTTGTTGCTTAAGCTGTATAATGATGGAGCAATCGGTATATCGTCTTCCAATCTTGGACTTCGCGTCCGTAAATTAGACTGATAACCAGCTCCTCATTCGCAGCGTTCGTTTTATGCAGGTTGAATCGCCATAGGTGCATTCGCGTCACACCACAGTAGATTGAATAGGCAATGAGTAAAACTGGTATTTATCCATTGCAATAATCTTAAGGAGTGACAATTTATGAACGCAGTAGGTATCGATGTTTCAAAAGGTAAGAGTATGGTTGCTATCATGCGACCTTTCGGTGAAATTGTTTCCGCACCTTTCGAAATCAAACACACAGCCAGTGATATCCATTCACTTGTAGAACTCATCAACTCTGTTGAAGGGGAGTCCCGAATCGTGATGGAGCACACAGGACGTTATTATGAAGTCCTCGCCCATCAGCTTTCAAAGGCAAATCTTTTCGTCAGTGCCATTAACCCAAAACTTATCAAAGACTTTGATAATGATTCTCTTCGTAAAGTGAAATCTGATAAAGCGGATGCTGTTAAGATTGCCCGATATGCTCTTGACAAATGGCAAAATCTTAAACAGTATAATGTTATGGATGAATTACGCAATCAGCTCAAAACCATGAACCGTCAGTTCGGCTTTTACATGAAGCACAAGACGGCTATGAAAAATAATCTTATCGGCATCCTTGACCAAACCTATCCTGGTGTTAATACTTACTTTGACAGTCCTGCACGCAGTGACGGCAGCCAGAAATGGGTTGATTTTGCATCTACATACTGGCATGTGGACTGTGTCCGTAAAATGTCTCTGAATGCCTTTATCGACCATTATCAAAACTGGTGCAAACGTAAGAAGTACAACTTCAGCCAATCCAAAGCTGAGGAAATCTATGGAAAAGCAAAGGAACTTGTTCCTGTACTTCCTAAGGATGACATTACAAAGCTTATTATCAAGCAGGCTGTAAACCAGCTTAACAGTGCTTCTACAACCGTTGAATCACTACGCACACTTATGAATGAAACTGCATCCAAACTCCCAGAGTATCCTATTGTTATGGCGATGAAAGGGGTTGGTGCTTCGCTTGGTCCTCAATTGATGGCTGAGATTGGTGATGTTTCCCGTTTTACCCATAAAGGTGCTATTACTGCTTTTGCCGGTGTAGATCCCGGTGTTAATGAATCGGGAAGTTATGAACAAAAAAGTGTTCCAACTTCAAAACGAGGCTCATCTGATCTTAGAAAGACTTTATTTCAGGTAATGGATGTCTTAATAAAAACACACCCACAGGATGATCCTGTGTATCAGTTCATAGATAAGAAACGGGCACAAGGCAAGCCTTATTATGTCTATATGACTGCAGGTGCCAACAAGTTTCTAAGAATCTATTACGGACGAGTGAAAGAATATCTTTCATCTCTTCCAGAATCCTAATCATCATTATAATTCTCAGACCAGCACTGGTGTGGTGGTCTTATTTTGATACCTAATTTTCAACCTGTATAAAATTTTCAATGTTCTTCAATTTAGCCTTGACTTTTTATTTGCAGGCTTATTTATGTTTTCCTTTACTTTCGTTTTTGAAGCGCGTAATTTACCTGAATACGACCAGAATGGAGATGATATATTTTATTTAGAAAAAGACAACTCTTATTACTTAAAAAATGGAAAATGCTACGATTTATATCTTAACGGAGAATATTTTTTTACTACAGAAGATTTAGCACAGGTTCCAAATGACTTTAAAGACTTACCAATTTATGAGAAAGGAGATTTCAAATGAAAAAAAGAATACTTATTTGTTTAGCAAGTTCTATGTTTATCTTATCAATATGCCCTACAATCATTAATGCATCTTCTGATTTCTCTATAAATACAACATCATCAATCAATAGTACCGTTTTGCCTAAAAAAGATATTGTTGGATACCAATACAAAAAAGTCAATAATATCATTTATAGGCGATTATATAATTTCTCTGCCAATAAACCCTTAAGTGATTGGGAACGTATTTGACACAATTATTTTGGTTCTTAAAATATACACCTTAAAAAAAACAGCAGGACATCACTTCATCAGTGATCTCCTGCTGTCTCTCTGCCCTCTCCCTCACACTGCCGCACTCCTGCCATTGTCCCATACTGCCCCGGCGATATCCCTGTATATTTTTTAAACACCTTGCAGAAATACCCGTCATCCCTGAATCCTACCCGGTATCCCACAGCGGATATTTTCATGGACGTGGTTGCCAATAGTTCCATGGCGCGGTGTATCCGAATCTCATTGAGGCAGGCGAAAATAGTTTTCCCGATATTCTTTTTGAACACCCGGTTCAGATAATCGAAATTACAGGAAAATTCCTCCTCGATCCCCGCACCGGATATCTGCCGGTGATAATTTTCATTGAGATAATTCAGCAGCTCATGAACTCTGTGGTAAGAGGACGGAATCCCGTGGGTGGGCCTGGCTGTCCAGGAGGACAGCGACTCCCTGGAGATTGTCACCAGTGCCTCCATAAACCTGCATTCACAGGCTGTCTTATAATTTTCCATCTGGTTCCTGTGCTGCTCCATGGCCTCCTGAATCAACTGCAGCACCCGCAGATAGCCGCTCTTTTTTCCAAGGGAGACGAATTTGGGCAGCCAGAGGCAGTCATCCCTGTATCTTTTATAGGAACCACTGTCCTGCTGCAGACAACTGCCCCGGATTTCCAGAAGATTTTCCATAAACCCAGGGGCCTCATCCCTTCTGCATATCTGCGGATGGCGGAAGTGGATATAAAAATACTCGCACTCTGAAGCCTTCAGCCCCTCATGCACAAATTCCGTATCCAAAAGGAGTATGTCCCCCTCCCGAAGCTCATACTCCTTTGGGCCTTCCTTTAGATACAGCACTCCCTGTTTCATGATATAAAGAATATATTCATCAGGCTGCCGCCTTCTGTGCACATAGGGCGGTTCCAGTACCGCTGTGTCCACCAATCTGATCTGCGGCAGAATATTCGCGTTGATCTCGTAATACATCCTCTTCAGCCGCCCCTCCTAAACTTCTAAATGTCAGCCAAGGTCCGGTTCACCGCAGAGTGTGATGCTGCCCGGCGCTTTTCCCTCCGTCTCGAAAATAAGGATGGTATTTTCTCCTTTTCTCAAGAGCGGTGCCGGTATATATAACCGTTTCTGGGGACCGATCTCCCAAAAACGTCCGATATTAAATCCATTGACCA is a window encoding:
- a CDS encoding IS110 family transposase, translating into MNAVGIDVSKGKSMVAIMRPFGEIVSAPFEIKHTASDIHSLVELINSVEGESRIVMEHTGRYYEVLAHQLSKANLFVSAINPKLIKDFDNDSLRKVKSDKADAVKIARYALDKWQNLKQYNVMDELRNQLKTMNRQFGFYMKHKTAMKNNLIGILDQTYPGVNTYFDSPARSDGSQKWVDFASTYWHVDCVRKMSLNAFIDHYQNWCKRKKYNFSQSKAEEIYGKAKELVPVLPKDDITKLIIKQAVNQLNSASTTVESLRTLMNETASKLPEYPIVMAMKGVGASLGPQLMAEIGDVSRFTHKGAITAFAGVDPGVNESGSYEQKSVPTSKRGSSDLRKTLFQVMDVLIKTHPQDDPVYQFIDKKRAQGKPYYVYMTAGANKFLRIYYGRVKEYLSSLPES
- a CDS encoding BlaI/MecI/CopY family transcriptional regulator — protein: MISLFEKEEAVMYTIWNIGHPCVISDILKTNPELNRNTVVKVLKTLTSKGYIKVDSIIKTATRTGRGYIPIIQQEDYEEQKQLMSMIVESSTPQDGILQYCSTLANGKHLDAAFIDEMERLFDNLKSKES
- a CDS encoding M56 family metallopeptidase, whose amino-acid sequence is MELSLPALITCSISMSILSIIIYIALRWNYLYQKAGILSVYILMILTILRGCFPLDIYKPGLTKTYGSLVIIPTIQKIITTRIAYENHRFFSVLDLMIIVWIVVGTFLFIKKSVGYYRLSKKISQMPRSSSQNINQVYQKAFQKIFKRKNYHFEVIEMKEISTPATFGLFHPVILLPRIEFTETELYCVLLHELIHIKHRDWVIKVIMDFISCIHWWNIFVSILLPSLLQQIQELYVDHSMETLVPAQNRFDYASSILKTLKYTQKSQKKMTAQTSYYALCNLSNKKNLQQRFNYIKKWKHRKKSNIFIALASIYYNMFMVNIPYSQ
- a CDS encoding AraC family transcriptional regulator, translating into MYYEINANILPQIRLVDTAVLEPPYVHRRRQPDEYILYIMKQGVLYLKEGPKEYELREGDILLLDTEFVHEGLKASECEYFYIHFRHPQICRRDEAPGFMENLLEIRGSCLQQDSGSYKRYRDDCLWLPKFVSLGKKSGYLRVLQLIQEAMEQHRNQMENYKTACECRFMEALVTISRESLSSWTARPTHGIPSSYHRVHELLNYLNENYHRQISGAGIEEEFSCNFDYLNRVFKKNIGKTIFACLNEIRIHRAMELLATTSMKISAVGYRVGFRDDGYFCKVFKKYTGISPGQYGTMAGVRQCEGEGRETAGDH